GTAATGACAGTTAGGACTTTCATGATTTCATTGGTACGTTGATTAATGTTCGACATGTAAATATCGAGCATTCCAGAAACAATGTCACGAAAACCTTCAATTGTTTCTATTTCCTGTACAATATGGTCATAGACATCATAAAAAAACAGTTTTGTGGCGTTCGAGATCAATGAAGAATCCGTTTTGCGTAGTTGGTTAATCACTTCTCGCATAGGCCAAATACTTTTCCTTAAAAGTGCCATTTCTCCTTTAGCTTGTTGAATTTCGCTTAAGGTGCTAATTTTAGGGCTGTTGAGTACATCTTCTTCCAATCCTTCTAGTTGGTTATCAATGGTCTCTAGAATTAGAAAGTAGCTATCTACAATTGCATCGAGAAGGGAGTAGGCAAGGTAATCCACGCCACTTCTGCGAATCCTATTATTAGGCACTTCGAGTCTTTCATAAAGAGCTTTAAGGAATGCGTTTTCTTTTTCGACAAAAGAGATGAGATAATTTGGCCCCAATATAAAGCTAAATTGTTCATCCTCGATTGTCCCTTTTTCCTTGTTGTAACTTAACAGCCGTGTGACAACAAAAATATAATCTTTGTAATCTTCAACTTTAGAACGTTGGACGGGGTTCATGACATCTTCCAGCAGCAGGGAGTGTAATTTAAAGCCTTGGCCTATTTCCGCAATTTTGGCTGCGTTATTAATTCCACATACATTAATCCAGGTATTTTTATGTGCTCTAAGGTAATCAAGGCCTGTCGCTGACATGGGATTATGTTTTTTAGTGATTTTATCGTTATCATACTCTACCACGGTCATGTTCAATTTTTTTTCGATAGAGTCGCCTGTGTAAAAAAGTGTTCCAGGTGGAACGCCAATTTTTCTAGCTCGCTTTCTTAAAAATCTGCTCATCATTTTTTTTTATGTTTTCTTTTTTAATAGCTTGAGTTCAGGGTTTATGGCTACCATTTCCTGTACTGAGTCACTATGCAGGCTCAAATAAAGCTGAAACTCTTTGAGAGGTTGGAACATTTTCGAGACGGAAATTTTCAGGAAAAAAAACCTGAAGTTCCCCATCTATTAAAAAAGGAGAGTTTTTACATTTACACGCTTCTAGTTTCCCGAGCAGTAAAGAGGCTAGAAGATGTCTTTACTAATTTTCCTCCCAATTACCAAAAAGATTTCGGTCAAAACTTTAATTTTAAGGTGAGACTCTGGATTGGAAAATGTGCATAGACTTATCGAACGAGTCTAGCTAGAAGAACAAGGCTTTTTTGTGTAGTAAAATAGCGAAAATCCCGGTGACCTCCCAGAAGTTATGGAAGATGGAACTTCAGGATACTTATTGGCTGCTAAAGATGTCGACAGAATAGCTCAAAATGCACTCCATTTTTTAACCTCCCCTGCCAGTTATAAACAATTTTCCCACAATATTGGAACGCGAGTATTACACCATTTTAGGGGAATAAAATACTGCTTCGATGCGAGAATGCTTATAGCTCGATATTGCGGCGTACCATACCGATTTGACGGCGCAGTGTTTCATCTTTAGACATCTTCTCTTCAATTGTCTTACATGCATGCAAGATTGTGGAATGTGTTTTTCCGAAGGAGGCTCCCAGCATCATTAAAGATTCATTAATCATCACTTTAGCAAGGTACATGGCAACCTGCCTTGGAAGTGCGATTTCTTTGGTGCGACCAGAGCCTCTTAGGTCGCTAACGCGCACTTCAAAAATGGTGGCAACACTCTTTAAAATTTGCTCTACAGAAATTTTTTGTTTAGGTGCTTGTGGTAGCATTTCTCTTAGCGTTCTTTCGACAAGTTCTTCCGTAATCGTAAGATTAAGCAGTTTGCAATGAGCGCTAAGCCGGTTAATCGCTCCCTCTAGCTGACGTACGTTATGGTGAATGTGTTCAGCAATAAAGAAAGCCACTTTATTGGGGATAAAAAGACCT
The genomic region above belongs to Chlamydiales bacterium STE3 and contains:
- a CDS encoding Magnesium transport protein CorA (Product derived from UniProtKB/Swiss-Prot:Q9WZ31;Gene name derived from UniProtKB/Swiss-Prot:Q9WZ31), whose product is MMSRFLRKRARKIGVPPGTLFYTGDSIEKKLNMTVVEYDNDKITKKHNPMSATGLDYLRAHKNTWINVCGINNAAKIAEIGQGFKLHSLLLEDVMNPVQRSKVEDYKDYIFVVTRLLSYNKEKGTIEDEQFSFILGPNYLISFVEKENAFLKALYERLEVPNNRIRRSGVDYLAYSLLDAIVDSYFLILETIDNQLEGLEEDVLNSPKISTLSEIQQAKGEMALLRKSIWPMREVINQLRKTDSSLISNATKLFFYDVYDHIVQEIETIEGFRDIVSGMLDIYMSNINQRTNEIMKVLTVITTIFVPLTFIASLYGMNFSHMPGLESTWGFSLTLIAMLLSVAIMFFFFRKRHWI